A genomic window from Brassica oleracea var. oleracea cultivar TO1000 chromosome C8, BOL, whole genome shotgun sequence includes:
- the LOC106310126 gene encoding 30S ribosomal protein S31, mitochondrial-like produces the protein MAAAMQWCGATTRRIMMAQGTPAAVKRCSSSSPAAAAMEVCGRGDSKTKKGKRFKGSYGNSRGKKQKMIERIKDKLEVPRSTPWPLPFKLI, from the coding sequence ATGGCGGCGGCGATGCAGTGGTGCGGCGCGACGACGCGGCGGATTATGATGGCGCAGGGTACGCCTGCAGCAGTGAAGAGGTGTTCTTCGTCATCCCCGGCGGCGGCGGCGATGGAAGTGTGCGGGAGAGGGGATAGTAAGACGAAGAAAGGGAAAAGGTTCAAAGGATCGTACGGGAACTCGAGAGGGAAGAAGCAGAAGATGATTGAGAGGATCAAAGACAAGCTCGAGGTTCCCAGGTCCACTCCTTGGCCTCTCCCTTTCAAGCTCATCTGA